The Meles meles chromosome 15, mMelMel3.1 paternal haplotype, whole genome shotgun sequence genome contains the following window.
cacatgaaaaagggctccacatcactccacatcactcggcatcaggaaaatacaaatcaaaaccacaatgagataccacctcatgccagtcagaatgactaaaattaataagtcaggaaacaatagatgttggtgaggatgtagagaaaggggaagcttcctacactgttggtgggaatgcaagctggtgcagccactctggaaaacagtatggaggttcctcaaaaagttgaaaataggggcgcctgggtggctcagtgggttaaacctctgccttcggctcaagtcatgatctcagggtcctgggatcaagccccacatcagactctctgctcagcagggagcctgcttccccctttctctgcctgcctctctgcctacttgtgatctctctctctgtcaaataaataaaatcttttaaaaaaaaataaaagttgaaaatagagctaccctatgacccagcaattgcactgtgtatttacctcaaagatacaaatgtagtgatccaacggggtacgtgtacccaaatgtttatagcagcaatatccacaacagccaaactatagaaagaaccttgatgtccatcaatagatgaatggataaagaagcagtggtatatctatatacaatggaatacaaggcagccatcaaaagaaataaaatcgtgccatttgcaacaacgtggatggaactagagggtattatgcttagcgaaataagtcaatcggagaaagacaattatcatgatctccctgatatgaggaatctgagaagcaaagtgggggatttggggggtacggaagggaataaatgaaataagatgggatcgggagggagacaaaccataagagacttttaatcttacgaaacaagctgagggttgctgggggggtaggggggtcgGGAGACGGTGGCTgcgttttggacattggggagggtatgtgctatgttgagtgctgtgaagtgtgtaagcctatGTGAAATGTGGAATGTGGAATGTgatgacctgtacccctggagaaaataatatattatctgttaataaaaataatgtttttaaaaagtccgTATCTTTTCTCCACCCACATATTTGGGCAATCCGGGCAGACCCAGATGCTGTGAAGCCATGAGCGGGGCTGGTGAAAACACCGCAGCGTAGGTCTGGGATATGAGTGTGTGATTAAACGTGAGAATCGGAAGAATACATAAACACGTGTGAAATCCAGGGTGCGTAATGTAAACACATCAGAGCTTTACCAGAGTTGGGTATGAACTTTATACTTCTTGTCTGTCTTACCTATTCTTAAACTTCTCGAGACATCACCCCTTGCAGCTTTACTGCAAAAGCACCCCTTTTCGTGCTCGTTTGTACCTCGCACTTCTTGTTGCGAACGGTCCGCGGCCCAAGCTCCTGTCAGCCCTAGGAGGCCCTTACGTTACCGAAGAGTCCGCAGTCTTTTCGTCCGGTCACTCACGTCCGCTCCCGGCAGTGTACACCGTGAGCCAGCCCCGGCTACACCGGCAGCCAGCCCAAGCCCCGCCCCCGGGTCCTAACGCGAGGACCCCAGAGGGGGGCTGTCCGCGGCTGCGCCGGACTCACTCTCTCATGCTGCTGGTAGAGACAAACTCTCACCGCGGTCTGCACGGCGGCACGACCCTCTGGCGTCGGGAATTCAGCCGCAGGTTGTGGCCAGCCTTTCGGGAGTTGCAGTCACGGCAGGCAGTGGAGAAGGAGGTCCTGACGGAGGAGCTCTCAGGGCTTCATTATGGCGGCGGCGGTGCGAGCCGCAGGCTGTCTCCCTACGTTGTGTGGCTTGCAGGCGGGTGAGAGCCGGGATGCTGGGAGAGGGGCTCTGAGCGGGGTCGGGAACCTGGGCTTTCCCGCAGACTGCAGATGCACGGGCAGGAAGAAGCGACAGAACCCGGTCCCTAGACCTGTCATGCTCagttcccttcccttccagagCCGCTGTGTGACCTTGCGCGCTTCCGCGCCTTCTCTGGATCGCAGGGCTCTGTAAAGTGAGGGTGAATGGGACGCCGTCCAAGTCTCCTTCCAGTTCACCAAACTGCTAGTGCGTGCTTGGCTAAGAGGCGCGGGGAACTGGGAAGCAAGCATCGCCTTCCCGGCGGGCGTGATAGTAATTCATTTGGTGATGGGTTCATTTGGAGATGTCGGTGTGGGGGTTGGAGGCAGGTGGAGGCAGTCCTCCAGCTTGAGTCGGATAAGGTTAGTATCAGTCATTTTAGATTCCGGGCTGGTCAGTGTCATTATTGAAAAGAAGGATGTTTTGAATGTCTGTGGTTTTGCTGTTGAATTGTCCTCCCGCACTTTTGGAGGTTTGCAGCCTGCGGAGGTGGGCAGCCTGCTTTGTGTAACCCTATGCTTCATGATCGACTTGGCCTTGTTTCttcgttttattttattgtaaatccACAACCCAGCATTCGTAATTCCGAAACCCAAAGACCTCTAAAAACCGAAGATTTTTTTGGTAACTCATTTTGTTGGGAAATTTAACCAGAAATCTTTTGGCAGAAAATCTGCCCTGAACATTCTTTACTTCTGTCCCATATTTTGACCACCTCCTCCTATTTCAAGGCTCCGTTCAAATAAGATCTATGGCATTTGTAGCTTTCCTTCATGAGCCCTTACTGTGTTCCTGGGATTATCTTAAGCTCTTTATGCTCTTCCTCACTTGGTCTTCACAGTGCCTTTGTGAGATAGATgcctttattatttccattataaAGATGAGGGACTTCAAGACACAGAGGTTGAGAAATGTGTTTAAGGTTACACGGGGAGGGGGTCAGGTTTTTGTACCCATACCACTTGAATCCAGAGCctagtttgttttcttgttttttattttttattattttttttttttttacctacccCTTTTTCTGGTATATCATAAACTTCTCTTTTGGTAGCAGCTTTATCGAGATGTAATTTACACACTACAATTATCctcttaaagtgtacaattcggtggtttttagtatatttacaaaaCAACCATTTATAAATACAACCATCACCATATAAccaaattttagaacattttcataaaaGTATATCCTTTGGCTCTCATCCCCCGAGTTCTTCATTGCCCCCAGCACTGGTCAACcacttatctttctctctctatagtTCGTTCGCatgttctggatatttcatatatcCATGTAtccttttgtgattggcttcttttacttaacatAGGTTGTCAAGATTCATTGATGTTGTAGGTGGTGTTTCAGGAGAGCATGTCAGAGACACAACCTGACTGAAGAGCAGAGTGTGTTCAAGAATGATTACAAGTCTGGTGTAGTGAAAGAGGGTGGAGGGGACAATGGTGACAGATGAGGCTGATATGGAAGGTTGGGGCCACGTTGCAGTCCTGTATGCCATGTGGAGGAGTTTTGACTTTGTTCTGCAGGCAGTAGGGAGCCAAAGAATGATAAATCGGGCCTGGGAAGTGACCAAGCATGTTATTTTAGAAAGGCCTGCCTGATAACAGATGGGGAATTAGAGGGGGAGCAGCAAGACCTGCTAAGGGGCTGTTGTTATCTTGTGGCCATGGGATGGCTCCTGAGCAAAGAAAGGGCAGTGAGACAATGGAAGGGGGTGCAGCTGATGGATATTTGAGGACAATTTATAGGGCTTGGTAACTGGTTAGATGTCAGCATGAAGGAGAAGATATGATGTAATGTTCAAGTGGTCATGGGATCCAAAAATGATTCATTTACTTCTCTGGTTCTTTTATTCTATAGATATCAATATTCTTGGGgtgttaaaaatgttctttttaggagtgcctcggtggctcagtgggttaaagcctctgccttcagctcaggtcatgatcccagggtcctgggatcaagccccacatcgggctctctgctcagcggggagcctgcatccccccgccccactctgcctgcctctctcctacttgtgatctctgtctgtcaaataagtaaataaaatattttttaaatgttctttttaatgtagaaatgtattttaaaagaattttttaaaatttacaggtCACATGTGGTCTAGACAGCTTTACCGAAACACCTTTCCACCAGCTTCTGTTTTGGCATTGAAGACTTTTCTCAGCAATGGTGAGATTGGTTTATCCAACTGCCTTTTCTTCAAGATCTAATGCCAGAGTACTTTATGtaggaataaatgtaaatgaacaaaGGACATTTTTTATAATGAAAGTGCATAAGGCCTGGAGTAGTATTCAAGTTTTATATGATTATAGTTGTTATATTTcaaggctttaaaaaataatagctgtgATTTTTGGAGTAATTACTGTGTGTCAGGCTTGTAACATGTTATATTGGTTAATTCTCACCAGTTTTTATGAGGgggttttgtttccattttgcagatgatgaGTGAGTCTCTGAGAGGCTAAGAGACTCACTCAGATcgcacagctagtaagtggaaaGACTGGGTCCAGAGCTGTCTGGATACTGTGATGCCTCCTAGTAAAGCTGTGTCTGTGCAGAGGCCTTACTGCTACACTGACATAGTGCAGGGCCCTCTCTTCAGTCACTCTccagaagggaaggaagccagccTTTGCTGAGCCCATGTTGTACTTGTGGTCAGTGAAATGCCTTTTCCTATggttagggcagaattgaaattTCACTGTGTCCTAGACCTTCTGGAACTCTCTGTTTTGAACTTTACTTTTAGTCTTAACTCATAACTTTTATTAACCCCACTTGTTGAGATAACTTCATGCCTTGCTTGAGGGGTCCAGAAGAGTGTGCTTACCTGAGCTCTTCCCTTTATTTgggtgactcattcattcataagCTACTGACTCTGTCCTCTGCTGTGAGCCAGGCAGTGTCCCCAGCCTGAGCTGATGGATGGTCTGCAGAAGGCTTCTATGAGGAAGGCCACAGAATGGCCTCACTTCTCAGAGACGTGAAAACAGCTGCTGTCACTCTTTGGCTTTCTGTTCAAGTCCAGGGCCCCTAAATCAACTTTATTCTCTCCAGGACTGTTTTAATtcccctctcattttttttttcacagtgactCAATTCTCCAGTGAAATACAAAGCTGGAGTGTGTGTACTGTTTTTGTGATCAATATTCCCATTTCCTTGAGTCCCTGATTCCCGTCACCTTCCTTCTCCCTCACATGACACTACCACCCATGGACTTGGTCAACGGCTGCCTCTGGGACATGGCTGTCCGAAAACGTCTTCTTGTGTGACACATGCATATGGTTAGAGaaattccaaaaaaacaaaaaaagcaaatttcTCCTACTAACCACAGACACGTCAGTTTTCTTCCTCAGAGGCAACTGCTGTGATCAATTTCTTACATATGCTTCTGAAATTAGTCTATAAAGTGTATTTGTGTCCTCTCCTTGTTTTTTCAGCATGAAGGGTAGGGTGCTGTCCTCTTTGGCACTGTGCTCTTCTAACCAGGCCATTCACAGGTCTTTCCACGCAGGTGCATTGCCTGCTGAATATAGCAGAGGTCACTACTTGCCCAAAGTAGACAGTGCTGATCGGGGGTTGTCAGGGCAACATAGCGCTGTGGGTACCCAGGTAAGGACAGATCTACTTCTTTCTTTAGACAGCTGCATCCATCATGTGGATGAACTCTCACTTCTCTAACTAGGATGGGCAGTTAGCTCAGCAGTCTGaatttgatgattttttaaagaaaggctgTCCTCAAAATATGActcttaaggggtgcctgggtggctcagtgggttaaagcctctgccttcggctcaggtcatgatctcagggtcctgggatcgagcccctcatggggctctctgctcagcagggagcctgcttcccccctctgtctctgcctgcctctctgcctacttgtgatctctgactgtcaaataaataaataaactctttaaaaaaatatgactctTAAATGTTCAGGTACATGTGATTTATTTGTGTCAGGAACAATTAATTATTTGGTGCTGGCAATATTTTTCCACAGGCATGAGCATCTAACTCAGCGTTTTATTCCATCTACTTATAGGCCCTCTGTCGTCTCCAGGAACCAGAGACAGTCATCATTTCATTGGCTTGACCCGTGCACTACAGACACAGTGCTGTATTTCTTCTCCCAGTAATTTAATGGGCCAACAGTATAGAGCCTATAGTTTCTTCACTAAACGTACGTAGACTGGCTGCAAACTTCTCATTTcatgaaacaggaaaataaaaggtgcttttgtatcttaatttttcttctttttcctcttcttcctttaatGAATTAACACTATTAGAAATTAGTATATGATgtgctattaaaataaaaatattccttagTGTACCTCCTAGAATTATCTCACGTAACACCAACTGTATTTATACTGTACTTTGGGGAGCGCTAGTTTACTTTAATCCCcttgtttggggcacctgagaCCTAGAGAGTGTTGAATTGTGGCCCAAATCCCTGCTAATTCAGATTCACAACAAGAATGTACTTCAGGTCTGTTTTCAGTTGCACTTGGTAGAGGAGATAGTACAAATCAGGAAAAGTTAATTTTCAGTAGACATTGTTCTACTAATACTGTTCCTACTTGCAGTGGTATTTGAAATAGTCCAATCTGAACCGAAATTAGCTTGTAATAAATGGAGATTGATTTCAGAACTCAGCATTAggcaaattaaaagaaattagaattgggggaaaaaaaagaattggggtgcctggtcTGCTCATTTGGTGTAGCATCCAGTTCTTGACtttggagttgtgagtttgagccctgtattgggtatagagatgacttaaaaaaatagagtttctgtttaaaaaaaaaagaaattaggattATAAAGCCAATTCATTTTAGATTATTtggtaaatacagaaaataaaaaagaagatcaCCTCTAATTCTACAGTGATACAAGTGAAGCTGGCCTCTTCTGGCCTTTTTCATTCGGTAGAGGACCATCGATCATTGCttggtaattaaaaaaacaaaaaaacctgtttcaTTATAGTGACAGCAGATGAGCTTTGGAAAGGCGCTTTAGCAGAGACTGGAGCAGgagcaagaaaaggaagaggcaaaagaactaagaaaaagagaaaaaaggatttGAACAGGGGTCAGGTCATTGGTGAAGGTAAGCTTATTTATAATAAACCTAATTGCTTTTTAAGGTTTCCCTCCTAGTTTTATAGAGAGTTTTTATAGTCTAGAAGCCTCGCACATTTTTCAGGAAGGGCATTAGGGTCTGTAGTTTTAGGGTTCAACCACATGGCGCGCTTAATATCCCTTGATTCTGGGGGAATAAAATCCCGTGGAAAGGAATTCAGTTTTCGTTCAACAAGCTTTAAGTGCCATTGTGTTACATCTTCTGTGACAGTCActgctctcaaggagcttatGATTCGTTGAGAGAGTTGGCAGACTTTCTCTGTAAAGAGCCAGTTAGTGAATCTTTTTAGCTTTAGTGAGCCACATGGACTCTGTTCCAACTATCCAGCTCTGCCGTGGGAGCTCAAAGACAGTTCAGATAATACATGATCAAACCAGGATGGCTGTGTTCTAGTAAAACTTGGCAAAAACAAATAGTGGGCCAGGTTTGGCCCTGGGGCCTTAATTTGCCAACCCCTGGAACACATGGTcatttatatgtgtgtttttttgaAGAGTAAAAATAGTGCGGTGTACTTGAATTGATATTTTGTGCTTGGGGGGCTGACAAATTATCTTTAATTGTAATAGGCTTCCAGGCATAAAGAAAATAGCATTCACTACACTTGCTTGTctacttgaatttttttctctaatgactcaccttgtattttattttttagcatttcTAAAAGTTACAACAATCTCATTATGTATACCTTCTCAGTAAAAAATTCAAAGATTATAGAGAAATCTAAAGTCCCCTTgatgccctttctctctcttccaatcCCAGTTGCTGCCCCCAAGCAAGGCGTTGATCTCATTTTGATGTGTTtccttctgactttttaaaatgtttttatatacataaatactctaaaagaagcgtatgttttcttaaaaaaaattgaattatgtCATGGTATGAACTAGCTTATAGTTTACTTTTTCACTTGGTAATAGGTCTTGGAAATTATTCCATATCAGAACCTGTGTAGCTACCTTATTCTTTCAATTTAGTGCAGAATATTTCATGGGTTGAAGATGCCGTAGTTCATTTAACCAGTCCAGTGTTGCTGTACAGCAATAGAGCGTTTCCACTCTTTGCCTTTACAAATAACACTTCAGAGGACCTCCTTGTCCAAGCGCACTTATGCCTCGTACTTGCACAGGAGTGGTTCTCTAGGTAACATCATGAAGTAGAATTACTAGTTATGGGGTAGgtgcacttaaaattttaatagacCGTGCTGCGTGGCCTGCCGGGTGATCGTTAGTTTAAGCTCCGTCCAGCAGTGTCATCATCTGTACGCACGTTGCCTGCCAGCTTAACATTTAAGAAatggatgattttaaaaaattcttattaatgtatttttttaaaccttcaggGCGTCGTGGCTTCTTATGGCCTGGTCTGAATGCCCCTCTTATGAGAGAGGGAGCTGTGCAGACCATTGCCCAAAGAAGcaaggaagagcaggagaagGTAGAGGCTGATCTGGTCCAGCAGAGGGAAGAATGGGACCGGAAGAGGAAGATGAAGGTTAAACGCGAGCGAGGATGGAGCGGAAACACCTGGGGAGGCGTCAGTCTTGGTCCCCCTGACCCTGGTCCCAACGGAGGTAGCAAAGTCCTGGTGTTGCTTTCCTTTGTGACAGAGAGAGTACTTATAGTTCTAGAATTccttaataagattttatttacttgtctgtTTAGATTGCCTTTTTCCAAGAAAGGATTTGAGCATTACCGAAATAACTTCACATGATTATTTAGTTGTATTTTACGGAACATTAGAGGCCCACAACCAAGAGGTATTCGATACATGGAAAGCAAAGGACTTGCTTGGCATCCTTACTGTGTGACTTCTCAGAGCCTCGAATGTGGTAGTATGCCTTTTGGGTCTATACAAGCCACATATAGGGTGCAGTTCCCCAAACACGGGTTGCTCATGGGGTTCCTATGGAGCAACATGGCTTGGGAGTGCTGTTTTGTTAACAGGAGATAGACTAGATAGTTGTCATTCAGCTTTATAAAAgtatacatgaaataaaaattgataatACTTAGCAGGCCGAATTAGAAAAGAGAATCCCCTCGCcctatcccaaatatataaagaagtaaaaatcatCTAAAAAACTCTTGTCAGTGAGTAGAAGatgaagaaatagacaaaatttGACTACTTTCTCAAGTTTGGCttagggaggagaggagaagttgAGATGGAGAGATTCATGTGAATGTGCTTAGAATGGAACAAAATGCTTCAGTTGGGAGGACGAAGGTGTGGgatggatagaaaaaaaaacccataaactAGATCCCTACTGAGGGTCCAGATCCAGAATGGATAAATGGATTAACTTGTGACTGTGGATTCAGGGGAACCTGTGCTGTTGATAGTGGAAATGTGTGCATGCTGGGGGCGTGGTGTGTGAGTGCCTTCTGTCTGGTGGCTTCATTTAGTCTGTGAGGAGGAGGTGGGGTCGTCTGCTGAAAGTAGGATGGGCACATGGATGAGCATGGCCACCAGAGTCTTTTGATGAAGAGGAGCAGGGTCTCTAGGACTGGCTTCAAAATATCCAGTGGAGTAGGAATTAGAGTTTAGAGAAAAGAAGATTGGCTATGGGTTGATAATTGTTAAAGCCGGCTAATGGGtatgtaagatttcattttgctgttctctcttattttttgtatGATTGAAATTTTCTATAGGAAGAAgttagtaaaaataaaaggacacaGAGAGTTTGCAATGGCTGCTGTGGTGAGTGGAAAGGGACCTAAAAGGACATAAAAGGCCAACAGGCAGCAGGGAGAACTTGATTGAGTTGGAGACCATGAATTTCTAGTGGCCCACATATGTGCTGTGCTTCAACTCTTCTCCAGCAGCACCCAGCAGGCCAGGTGTGGCCAGACAGTTGCATTGATTCCAGCCTGGATAGTGTgttggagagagaagagggtgaAGGAGTTGAGGACGTTTGCCAGATCTGGTGGAAGCAGTGGCTTGTGGTGTCTTGGCTGAGTGGCAGAGACTGTGAAGACCAGAGGGATTCGAGGGAAGGGAAATCAGTGGTCAAGAATCTGGAGTTGCTGGGGTGCTCTGGGAGCCATCACTGAGAGTGGTTGAGTGAGAGAGCTGGAGAGGTAGGGCGATGCAGTCGGAGAGGGTGGCGGAGTTTAAGAATTTAGTGCTGGAGCAGTCTCTGGTGGTGATGGACGGCCAAGGAGTGGCAGCAAGAGATCTGAggttctttttcacttaaaaattgttGGTGTGCCTGTGTTGAAAATGCTTTCATGCACTAACCATATAGACACGTTTATCTGTgtgtctgcttcttctctctctacaGAAACATACGATGATTTTGATACCAGGATTCTTGAGGTAGGCATGCTGAATTAAATACCCAGTGGAGCCTTTGGAGAAGttggggtgggtggagtgggaCTAGAACAAGAGGAACCATCAGGaaaggtcttttctttttttttttttctttttgagaggcGGGAAATGAGAGTCAGGGGTAGAGGTGGgcggagggagaggtagagagagaatctcaagtaggctccacacccagcctagagcccaatgcagggcttgatctcaggcctctgagatcatgacctcagctgaaatcaggagctggacatttaacagactgcaccatccaggcgcCTCTGAGGAAAAGCCTTTGACGCATGACTTTTCTGAGACACGGGGTTGATCCGGATAGGGAAATGATGACATTTTAATTGCAGTTACTTGATACTGGCTCTCCTTGCTGCCCTTTTTGGGGGCTACCAGTTGTGGTCCCATGACCAGGCAACCTCAGTGGTATTGTGGAGAGCAGAATTTGGAGATTACTGTTAAAGCCCTCCCTCAAAGCTAAAGTAGCATTAGCAATCTCTTTGAATTCTTGAACAAGCTGTATTGGGCACTTGGTtcagggggcagaggggaggaacCATGCGGCAGGGGAAGAAAGCTTGGAGTTGCTGTGAGCGCCCAGCTCTTGATGAGGACACAACCTGCGGCTGTTTGTGGGTCCTTGAAACTGAAGCCTGTATCAGGTAAATTTCAATCACTCTTTCCAGGCACTTCCTAAGAGTGAGCTTCGCTTTGAGCTAGAACCATGTACATGGTCAGGATTAAATACATGTGGAAAAACCACTTACTAATTTTGTGATCAAATATGTATATTGTTTCATTGTtatcagtaatttaaaataacGTTTACAAGCATTTTATGTCTTTCAGTCccagtttataccttttggaagttAATCCCTTGGAAAAATTCTTGTATATGTGGATGATTTCCTGTAGGATTATCCATGGATGTGAACGGGAGCTCCCTTTTCCTTTAAGCTATTTTTATGGGAAAGGACTTGCCCTGTAAGCAGTTAAAACTAACAGTTTCATAATTCCTGGCCTTTTAAATACACCAAAAAGCCAAAATAACCAAGCTAAATAAAACATAGATTTTCGTGTAGTTCATAATAAGCAGGTATTTCCAAATTCTGTATTATCAGGTGAGCCTAATCCTTCATACAGAGATCCAGTCCTACCCTAATTCTATGTActgcattttcattcatttctaagAACATTTTCCCATATTCTAACATCTCTGATAATTCATATATGTTATTATCAGTTAGAAATTCTTTCAGTTTAATCAGAAACTCTCTTCCTTTGTAAAATTCATTAAAGTAgtgtacatttttgttgtttagaGTTGTACAGTTTTGAATCCCTTCAAAAGCTCTCAGTCCAGCAATCCAACCACCTTATGAAATAAGAAGGGAAAGCCTTATTCTCATTTTACCACTGAAGAAATAGCGCAGAGAGAGGTTTCCTTTTGAGAAAGTTTGCTGTTGGTGCTCATGGCTTGGGAGGATGGTGTCGCTACTCATTATGGGGATGTGTGTGGAGGGAGGTCACTCCAGTTCCTTacttcagaattttcttttcctttttattttatttaaattgatgGGGCTTCAactcaacaaccctgagatcaagagttgcatgctctactgactgagccagccaggctccgccagattttttttaaggtgctATACATATGAAACATTTTGTCTTTTAGGTAAGAAATGTTTTCAATATGACAGCaaaagaggggagaaagaaatCAGTCCGTGTCCTGGTCGCAGTGGGGAACGGCCGAGGAGCTGCAGGTGAATGGGGCGTGATAGGCACGGTGCTGGTGGTGGAGGCAGAGGACAGGTGtggcctgggctctgctctggggtCCGTGGGTTCTTGCTGCTGCCCAGATTAAACCTTTTAAGTGGCTTGGGTCCACAAACCTGTGGCAAACCC
Protein-coding sequences here:
- the MRPS5 gene encoding 28S ribosomal protein S5, mitochondrial isoform X3, with translation MAAAVRAAGCLPTLCGLQAGHMWSRQLYRNTFPPASVLALKTFLSNGPLSSPGTRDSHHFIGLTRALQTQCCISSPSNLMGQQYRAYSFFTKLTADELWKGALAETGAGARKGRGKRTKKKRKKDLNRGQVIGEGRRGFLWPGLNAPLMREGAVQTIAQRSKEEQEKVEADLVQQREEWDRKRKMKVKRERGWSGNTWGGVSLGPPDPGPNGETYDDFDTRILEVRNVFNMTAKEGRKKSVRVLVAVGNGRGAAGFAVGKATERVDAFRKAKNRAIHYLHYIERYEDHTIFHDISLRFKRTHIKMKKQPRGYGLRCHRAIITICRLIGIKDMYAKVSGSVNMLNLTRGLFHGLSHQETHQQLADKKSLHVVEFREECGPLPIVVASPQGALRKDPEPEDEIPDIKLDWQEVRATQGMKRSVWSNLKRAAT
- the MRPS5 gene encoding 28S ribosomal protein S5, mitochondrial isoform X1 produces the protein MWSRQLYRNTFPPASVLALKTFLSNGPLSSPGTRDSHHFIGLTRALQTQCCISSPSNLMGQQYRAYSFFTKLTADELWKGALAETGAGARKGRGKRTKKKRKKDLNRGQVIGEGRRGFLWPGLNAPLMREGAVQTIAQRSKEEQEKVEADLVQQREEWDRKRKMKVKRERGWSGNTWGGVSLGPPDPGPNGETYDDFDTRILEVRNVFNMTAKEGRKKSVRVLVAVGNGRGAAGFAVGKATERVDAFRKAKNRAIHYLHYIERYEDHTIFHDISLRFKRTHIKMKKQPRGYGLRCHRAIITICRLIGIKDMYAKVSGSVNMLNLTRGLFHGLSHQETHQQLADKKSLHVVEFREECGPLPIVVASPQGALRKDPEPEDEIPDIKLDWQEVRATQGMKRSVWSNLKRAAT
- the MRPS5 gene encoding 28S ribosomal protein S5, mitochondrial isoform X2, translating into MWSRQLYRNTFPPASVLALKTFLSNGPLSSPGTRDSHHFIGLTRALQTQCCISSPSNLMGQQYRAYSFFTKLTADELWKGALAETGAGARKGRGKRTKKKRKKDLNRGQVIGEGRRGFLWPGLNAPLMREGAVQTIAQRSKEEQEKVEADLVQQREEWDRKRKMKVKRERGWSGNTWGGVSLGPPDPGPNGETYDDFDTRILEVRNVFNMTAKEGRKKSVRVLVAVGNGRGAAGFAVGKATERVDAFRKAKNRAIHYLHYIERYEDHTSYGLRCHRAIITICRLIGIKDMYAKVSGSVNMLNLTRGLFHGLSHQETHQQLADKKSLHVVEFREECGPLPIVVASPQGALRKDPEPEDEIPDIKLDWQEVRATQGMKRSVWSNLKRAAT